AGCCACCAGTTTGTATGATAGCAGTGGCCGATGTATTAGGATCCTGGCGTTCTCAAAGGCTAGTTTAAGGACGAGAGCCTGAAGCTGGAAAAGCTGTTCTGTGAAGCAAGCATCGTGTTCCTGTCCCACAAACCCGATTAGAGGAGCAAGTCCGGTGCCAGGGTCGTTCGAAGGGACCAGCCGCAATTTGGTTGGAAGACTTTCTTGCCACTGCAAGATTCTCATCTCAAGTCCGGCCACTTTTTCTATGAGGCTTTGGAGGCGAGACACATCGCCAACAATTGGCCTATTTTGCTTGTCCAGGTCTCTGTGCGTGCCGTAAAGTTCCGTCAATGCACATTTGACAATCTTTGACAACCTTGACATTGCGcacttgaagaaaagaagggttGGTTGGTCAGGAGATTGATTCTGAGTAGCTGAGGCTGAACAATCGTCATGGGGATCCAGTTCCTCGATGTCACAATCGCTATCCGATATACTCAGAGGAAAGCCATGCATCATAGAGCAGAAAGTTTCGATTTCATACACCGCCCACCAGCAACGCTGTCTAGCGGAAATCTTGGGTTGATTATGGCCCTCCTGGTTCGAGCAATCGAGTGGGACCTTTCGGTGAAGATTCAAGGCTTGCGCAATACGTAGTCCGCACCCACAGAGAGGCCAGGCTAACTCGGGCTGTCCATGATACAGGTAGTAGCTTCCTAAGAGGACACACATATGTACCGCCTCCAAGGAACCCAGTGACAAAACATCCAGCAGTCTCAGCCTTAGCGTCGTGAGGATCCGGTCTTTCAAGGCATCTGCCTCAACTCCTTCACTAGCTAGAGTATGCCTTTGAGAAGCAGTAGTATACTGGAGGCTGGTTGCGCATACAGCCAGGAGCACAGCAATATACCCAATCTGACTACTGGCACCTTTCGGTGGGCACTGCTCTCGATTTGGCGAGTAAATTCGTTCGAAGCTGTCCCCAAAGTCGCGTTGGTGGAACAGCAACATGAACCAGTGAATGCGATCAAAATAGTTGTTGACAAGCAGCAAAGCAGCGTCATGGGATGggagcaaagacaaaagctCCCTTTCTGCCGAGCTTGGGATTGACCGCTCAGCCATTGGCTTCGTATTACTCCTGGCATGTCGAGATAGCACCCTCTGTACCGGGTCTTGGTAACCGATTCTTCGCTTTGTATCGGTATTTAACGTCCTTGGGTGCATCCATTGGCTGGCTGAAAAAGCCGACGTCGCAGAATCTTGTGGAGAACTCgcgtggtggtgatggaaaGCCTAATCGGGCGTTATAAGCCGCTTCGATAAACAGATCATCGGATGAACACAATTCACCTCTTCAACTAACCCAATGGTCGAGCTGGAGTTCCATTGTGCGGATTTGGCCTGGGCTGCACCGACTTGAATCGGCCGATGAGTGACATTGTCCAGATCAGCTGGCGCCTCTCTTTCGTTGGGATCTTGGTTATGTATACCGTCTGTATTCACCCGTACAAGCCGCAATCTTTTGGCAGGCCGCACGTCGTCAATGCTTTCCTTTATCACACGCACCCGACCGGAGCCTCTCTTTGGGGCTCCTGTCTCGACTATCCATTGTGATGCTTGTGAACCGAGGCAGTCCGCATTTGCCCTGGCACACATTGTGCAGGGGCGTTGGACATCGCACTGTCGCATCTCATTAGCTCTCGGAACTAAGGCTCAATGCGTACGCGGGTACGCGGACTTGCCTTCAGTTTTTGCTTCCGGCATCGCTGACAAGCACTGGAGACTTTGCTGCGAGTTTGTCTCATTAGAACATCTTTCCGGCCGTGAAAAGCCATATTACGAGAAACCTTCATTCCGGCAGAGGTGGTAGTCCAATATGACCTACAAGATGGCGAACAAACACTTTTAGAGTAGCTGTTCCGATCCGAAACTAGGCCGGGCTAGGAAATCTTTCCACCGGAATGATGCCCATATTAGGCATTTAACACCTAGAGAGTCCCGCGTCGAACAACTTCAAGTCCAACAACACAATAAGTGTCAACCTACAGCGTAGGCATTAGTCTGATATGTGTCAGGGATATACCTAAGTATATAAGAGAGGTCCTGCCCCCGTTCCAGTAGATATTAATTGACATTGGCAATACACTTTATTACACTATTATCTGTCATTCCACAATAAGTTCACGCCTCATCGCCAGACGTGACTACAGTCGCCTGTTCCCCAAGTACACCACCTCGTCCAAAAGTCATGGCTGAGCAACACCCTTATTCGGTCACTGTGACCTTGAACCagattgccaagatgatTGACCATTCGTTGCTGCACCCGACTATGACTGACGATCAGATCCGCGAGGGTCTCGCTATCGCTAAACGTTACAATGTTGCAACCGCTTGTGTTAAACCGTACCTTATTCCGATGGCAAAAAAGGAGCTGGAAGGCTCCACCGTACTCGTTTGTCCGGTTATTGGTTTCCCCCATGGAAACAGCACTACGGAAGTGAAGGTTTTCGAAGCTGAGGCTGCGGCTGTAGCAGGCGGGGAAGAAATTGATATGGTGATCAATATCGGCAAAGCGCTAGGTGGTGATTGGGAATATGTGTCAGATGAGATCAGACGCGTCAATGACGCCGTCACAAAGCATGGCGCTATTCTCAAGGTGATTTTTGAGAACGACTTCTTGCGAGAGGAGCATATTATCAAACTCTGCCAACTCTGCTCTGACATCGGAGTCGTGTTTGTCAAAACATCTACTGGATACGGTTTTGTAAAGCAAGCAAATGGCACGTACACTTACGATGGGGCAACGGTGCCTCATCTAAAGCTTATGCGACAGCACTCAAGCTCAAAAGTGCAAATCAAGGCTGCTGGAGGTGTAAGGACACTGGACGACCTTCTGCATGTGATGTCACTGGGGGTGACGCGGATCGGGGCCACGGTGACAGTGGCTATTATGGAGGAAGCTGCGCGGAGAGGAATAACAAACATACCCTCCACAGTGACGTTTAAGCCAATTGATGGAACTGTTTCAGGAGGATACTGAATTTCGATGGTGGTATCTGAGGACTTGCAGAAATCaataagaaatataaatacGGGAAGATTGTTCATGCTAAAGGGTGTGTTTCTGTTATAGAAATTGGTCTGTAGACTGGTGGACAGAAAACCCGGGAATGAGAAGATTACAAACACCCATGCGGTATATTATACGCCTGCTTTTAAGGTATCTACTAGCTATATCGctaatatttactattacATCTACATTTCTTTCGTAGCTACTATTatatctttctttctttagtaactgctactatatctaaTTTTTCTAATAACCGCTACTATATCCACGTTTTTTTAGTAACTgctaatatatttatacaACAAAGTTTCATTGCTAGCTAAATAAATGTTCAACGAGTTAGTTAGGTGCTTATATTACTGAATGTATGcacttatttattttatagtcttgctttttctgtcccCCGCTTGGTCACCCACCCAAGTGCCAAATATTAACCATAAAGCTTCCAAATCAAAGCAGTGCGTCTTGCCTCCAAATCCGCTATTTCTGCTTCCAATGACGCCAGGTCATCGTCCATTTCAGCACCATTCACTTCTTCTAGGTCTACGGGCAACAATTCTGAAGATGGATCATTTGCATTCAGAGGATCACTCAGCTGGGATGGGGAAAGGTGTGCTTCAATCTCCAGATGTTTCTGCGTGATAGGATCAAACACCAAATCTTTTAACAGCAAATGCTGGAATATGCAAGCCCCCTTGGATTTGGCCACATCCATTTTCGTCTCCAGAAAGGGGGCGACGTCGCTCGTGAGAATTGTCTGATGATGTTCCCGTGCCACCTCTCCCCACCGGGCAAGAACTCGCGTTTGAGCAAGCATGGTGTTTCCGAGGCTCCTCCAGACGATGCTGGCTCGACTACTTTCGTACATGTAGCGGAATATGTAGGCAgagctttcttctccttcaacacATGTGCCCCAAAGCTCCATGACTTCAAGTTGCGGAAGAGAGTGCAGGGCCGCTTTCGCTGCGAGAATCACCAGCCGCACGAAATCGCGTTCGCTGTGTTCTAAGTTTGGGAGCGGACAGCGCAAGACGACGCGTTTCAGAgagctttttcttttgtccatATTGGATACTTTGCCTGATTTAATCATGAACTGAAGAAAAGCTACTGTGTCCATCTGCCATGGTGGGCAGAAATACTCCAATCTTTTAGAAAGCTTTGCCATCTCCTGAGGCAGGTATTCTTCAGCATGCAGAGATATCTGAGAACCCGACTTATCGTAGACATAATCAAGAAGTTCGGTTTTGGGAATTTCCCACTGCGTCAGGGACAATTGACGCAAGGTTGTCGGCAGAGATGGGAGTAATTGCAACTGGAAGCCTAGATAAGAGAGAGGTAATGTAAGTGGTCATTAAATGTTTGCCCACAAACCATAACCAACGTCTTACATACCTCGATCAAAAGACATTTGCTGACAAGGATTTAAAGAGATTGTTCTCTCGAAGCGAAACCACTTAAGTGCTATAAAACtttggccaaggagctgggATAAGGATCCCACATGAATTTCCCTGCGAAACTGTCTGCGGATAACCAGCACTTTGATCATGGGTACGGCAGGAAGGCTGGTCTTGTGTTGATTTACAAAACGGCCTCGGTTATTCCTCTGCGCTTGTAAGTGAAGCGGAGTTCCCTGTATCCTTTTGACATGCTCATTATATAACGGCGGAAGGCCATCGCCGTGAAAGTAAATGTTAAGTGGATTAACAGCGTTCATCTTGTGGAAGTCAAATATGCTGGGTTTAAGATCTAGGTCCTCGGCGTAAAGAAATGGATAATCGCCCTTCATTTCGAATCGGTTTAGTCGATGCTCTGTATCACTGGGCGAGGAAATAGATAGTGTTAGTGTTACTCCCCATACGCCATGCCTTGCAGGATCCCAAAGTTTAAGAGTAGCTAGTAGGGACTGAATACACGTTGTAAAGATCATGTTGTTGCTGTACGACTTAGATTAGCCTACCTCTAACAGAAAAGTATATTATACTaaatgaagatggagatagAAATCTCACTCACCAATACTGTGTTGCTTTATCCTCTGGTTTATCGCAAGCAGGACACGTATATCTAGCGAGTTTAACTTGAAGCCAGAGGTTTCGGATATATCCTAAACGAGAGTCGTTTCGTCTGACTATTGCTGCTAATTCGCTGAGAGAGCTAGGATCAAGGACGAGACGCCGGAATGTGTAAGTCTCAACAATCTCCTGCCATTCGCGACACACTGTTGCAAATCGAGCCACCTTTGGGCTGTTGCACCGTTTCCCGGAGCTAGGTAAAATTACCCGGCTTAATATTTTCTGGCATACTTCAACTGGTAGCGAGTCCCACGAAAAGTCCCCGGCGGTGGAGGTTGGCGACTCGACTTGCATGATGTTGATCACCTGTCCCATCGTGCCGAGCGACAAGATTCACAAGATATAGAGGGAAAATCCAATTCTTACAGACTGGAGATGATATTCTCTGACATACAAGAATTCAAGGGAAGAAAGGACGAACTGAGAGATTAAATAGTTTTGAATTGCTCAAAGCATCACTCTCTTACCCCAATTAAACAGAAAGTATCACGAAGCATTTGGAACAATTAGGCCCGGTGGCTTCTCTTGGCTAAAAACTAACTTcagcagccaccaccacGAATATACGACCCTGACTTTGGGCAGCCCTCTCCACTGCTAAGTCATCGACACATTAAAAATCTCGATATCGTCTCGAGCTCAAGTCAATTCGTATCATCCCCAATAGTGACAGCTTTGTCAAAGTATGCGCATATGGTCCTGGACTAAGCTTCCACTGGCACATAAGACCACAGGCAGTGTaaaattcggggtcccgtcagcggctgttgtatgtttttttactttttttgcATTGTTTGAGCCAACTTGCTTGCTTCCTTTTAGGTCTGTTGCCCTCCTGATTCTatcacatacgaccataggtagaggagaattcggggtcccgtctgctcccccatagacaagcctctaaccggcagattagtagttaAGTGGGTGACCATtagcgaacaccggctgttgtatgttttttttttttttttgttgtagGTGTCTTCCATGGAAACTTGAGGCCAACGACCGCTAAGGTTGAGCACACACGACTATCTCTATACGAGATCCCGTTGAGTTCATGCTTTGTGTTTATGGATGGCCATTTTTAGCAACTTACGCATCTGGAATTAGAGGCCAATGTCGTGATTTCTTGAAACTTACGAACAAGGAGCGAGCCAACAACAACCCAGCATACCAGCTTTTAACAAGGGCTCAATCATGAAAGAGGCGCCCACTGATCCAATCCAGAAGTAAGGAGGAAATAACGAGAGGGCTCAAAGGCTCCCGCAACACGCATGTGGGATGTTTAGCACAACAAGCGTTGATACGCTGTGGATAGATTATCTCCAGCTATGTGGGCTAAAGTGGGAGTAAATCGATCCGGCCAGCGCGTAGCGTATTCCCTAAGCTTATGTTGTGGATCACGTGGACACGCgggctcctgctgctgctacaagCCACAACTATCCCATTGGCCGTCTGTCACTGAAGACAGTGTCTTcgtgtttgttttcttctttttctttctttctagATAGCTTCCTCAGGGCTAGAAGAAATAGATTCCTATTTTTCAACAACTTAATCCGCTCCCCGCCCTCACAATGACAATCCCTATTCGCACTCAGCCCTCCAGTTTTTCAGAGGAAGGAGCCAGAACGATCTCTCTAAGCGCTGGGAAGCCCCTGCATCCGATCTCAAGATCTGCAGGCCTTGATAGCATGAGATCCTCTTCTTGCAATGGGAACAAAAAGCGCGGTGAAATTTGGTGAATATTTGCATTTGAGGATACTGTCATTGGCCGACCGAGCAACGGTCTTCTCAAGTCGCAAATAAATCCAAGCATCAGAAGACCCGGCGTGGTTTTCATTGAGTACATGCAGACCATGTTGCATCTCAGCAAGGCATAATTTCAGCACAGCCTACAGGCGCTGACTTGCGGCTCATACGCGTTCTTAATTTTCCTCGCCCCCTGCACCAAAGTTTATCTCTTCTGCTGCACCAGTCGCAGCCTCTCGACATTATACTCGATCAGAGCTCATTCAAAGAGGCACAGATAAGCACATGTCGGGTCTGTCCACCCTAGCAGCGCACATACTTAACGGGCTGAGACCTGGTTTGGCCTAGCCTGCCGAAAGTGACAGATCATGGAGGCTTCTGAGAGCAGAAAGAGAGCTCGAAATGACGATGGTGCAGTGTCGATCCGCTCGAAACGACACCAATCGGATAATAACGACTGGCAAAGCCTTAGCTACTGTGACTACACCATTGGCTGGGTTTGCGCTCTCCCCATCGAgatggcagcggcagaagCCATGCTAGACAGCATTCACGTCCTCTTACCCCGCAAGGAAGGCGATCCCAATACTTACACCTTTGGCCGCATTGGTGAGCATAATGTTGTTATCGCATGCCTTCCATCGAGCCAATACGGCACAAATAACGCCGCTACAGTGGCCAGCAATATGAGTCgaagcttctcctccatcaccattcGATTGATGGTTGGAATCGGTGGTGGGGTGCCCGATGGCGGGATCGACATACGATTAGGAGATGTTGTAGTCGGAAATGAAGTGATGCAGTACGACTTGGGCAAGATCTTGCCCGACGGCCAGTTTCAGCGAACAGGCCGCACCATCACACCCCCTCACACGATCTTGACGGCTGTGTCCAAGCTACAAGCGGATTATGAAAGCGCGCCTAGCAGAATCCCCAGCATCCTCTTGGACATGCTTGACCGAAACGAGCAAATGACCTCATACGCCCGACCTAGCTTGCCAGATCGACTGTTCCGTCACACATACAAGCATACGCAAAAGTTGGACAGCTGCGAGCGTTGTAGCCTATCGGAGGTTCTAGAACGACCTCATCGGGAGACTGCGAACCCCAAAATCCACTATGGCAAAATTGCATCTGGCAACCAGGTCGTCAAGGATGGCGAAACTCGTGCAAAGATGGCGGACGAACTTGGCATCATCtgctttgagatggaggctgcaGGGCTGCATGATTTTCCTTGCCTTGCGATTCGCGGCATTTGCGACTACTCAGATTCTCACAAGAACAAGGCCTGGCAGAAGTATTCcgctgctgtcgctgctgcATACGCCAAGGAACTCCTGTCTGTCATACCTACACAGCAACGAATGGATACTGAAACGACAAATCCTACAACAAGTACGTACTGGAACTTCTAATGTTGGAGTCTTGGCTGATCTCCTTGTAGACCTAGCATTGCTCCACAATCGAATGGAGGCAGTGTTGGGCTCATTAACGTTTGAGCAAATCGACTCGCGCCATGCGACAATCAAGACTCAACATTCCAAAACTTGCCAATGGTTGCTTGACCACCCAAAGTACGTTGAGTGGCTTGAACCAATACATTTTACCAGTCATCATGGATTCCTGTGGATCAATGGAAAGCCCGGCGCTGGGAAGTCTACATTGATGAAGTTTGCCTACACCCACGCGAAGAACAAGTGGGGAGCAATAGCCGACGCAACCgtcatctcttttttcttcaatgccCGAGGCGTTCAGCTGGAAAAGTCAACAGAAGGAATGTATCGGTCACTGCTTTTTCAAGTCATTCAAAAATTCCCGGACGTGCTACACGATTCAGACCAAATCTTCCAAGCCAGGCACAACCAGGCTACCTGGGATATTGAAACGCTGCAGGCTCTTTTCACCCATGCGGCTACCAGACTTGGCCAACGACAGATCACCTGCTTCAtcgatgcccttgatgaATGTGATATATCTGAGGTTGAGAATATGGTTGAGTATTTCGAACATCTTGGAGACCAAGCTGCCGAAAGCCAAACGAAGATTTACATCTGTTTTTCTAGTCGCCACTATCCGCATATCGACATACGCAACGGATTGAAGATCACTTTAGAGGATCAGCCAGGCCATGGCGAAGATCTTGAGAAATATGTCCGAAGCAAGTTACGAGCCGGCAACAGCAAGGCGTCTCAGGAGGTCTCTGCCGAAATCTTAAAGAGAGCATCAGGAGTCTTCCTGTGGGTGGTACTCGTCGTTGACATACTTAACAGAGAGTTCCGCGATGGTCGCATGTGGGCAGTAAAGCGGCGATTAAAGGAGCTGCCCGATGGGCTTAGTAATCTTTTCAAGGATATACTTTGCCGGGACAATCATAATATGGACGATCTGTTACTTTGCATCCAGTGGATCTTATTTGCAGCAAGGCCCTTGACATGTGAGGAGTACTACTTTGCCCTCGTATCAGGACTGGACCCAAGCCCTGAGAATCTGGTTGGGTACGACCGAGAATCTACTACCCCTGCGGCCATGGAGCTGTATCTTCTTAGCTCTTCGAAAGGCCTTGCCGAACTTGTCAAGTCGAAAGCGCGAACTGTGCAATTCATTCATGAATCCGTACGCGATTTTCTCATCAAGGACAACGGGATTCTCCAGCTATGGCCCAATCACGCAGCGAGCTTTGAAAGCTATAGCCACGATCGATTGAAACAATGCTGTGATAATTATTGCAACATTGACATTTCCGAAAGAGTACCCCAAGGCGAGCCTCTGCTTCACGCAAAACGGGCAAAAGAGTTACGTACTCGAGTTTCAGAAGAGTTCCCATTTCTTGACTACGCGACACGACATGTCCTTCATCATGCCAATGCTGCCGAGGACGATATTCCTCAGATTACATTCTTGAAGAACTTCGCATTAAAGCGCTGGCTTCATTTGTACAACTTGATTCAACAGTATGAAGCTCATCGTTACACAGCCAAGGCTTCTTTAGTTTACATCCTGGCTGAGCACAACCTACCGTCTCTTGTCCGATCTGCAATTGACAACGGATTTGATGCTCATCTGAAAGGAGAGAGATACGGATATCCTATCCTGGCTGCTTTGAAAAATGGCCACGAGGAGGTATACAAGACACTCCTGCCTCATTGCAATGCCTCGGACAAGATTATCAATCAAGACGATTACCATAAAGGGTTCTCGATTCCAAGAAATACTACTGTGCTCCATTACGCTGCGGAGCACGGCAATCTGTTACTCTTAACACACTTACTTAAGTTCATGAAACCAACAAGTGACGCACCAGATATGCGGAGGGGCCATACTGCTTTGAGTTATGCGGCGTCTAAGGGTAGTGAAACTTGTTTACGAGCGCTGCTCTCCTACGGTTTCAATCTCGAGGCGGCTGACAGGAACAGCCGGACGCCGCTATTTCATGCTGCCTGGGGCCCGCATGAGGCCGCtatgcggctgctgcttgaccgGGGCGCGCAGATCGAGGCGACCGACAAGGATGGCCGGACACCGCTATCGTATGTCGTGGGCTGGAGCGGGGCTAAGGCCGCTatacagctgctgcttgaccgGGGCGCGCAGATTGAGGCGGCCAGCAACAACGGCCGGACACCACTATCATATGCCGTGGGCGACGTGAGAGGGAATGAGGCTATTGTACGGTTGCTGCTTGACCGGGGCGCGCAGATTGAGGCGGCCAGCAACAACGGCCGGACACCACTATCATATGCCGCGGGCATGAGTGGGAATGAGGCTATTGTACGGTTGCTGCTTGACCGGGGCGCGCAGATTGAGGCAGCCGATGAGGACAGCCGGACACCGCTATCATATGCCGCAGGGGACGGGAATAAGGCCATTGTACGGCTTCTGCTTGACCGGGGCGCGCAGATTGAGGCAGCTGATAAAGACGGTCGGACACCGCTATTAATCGCCGCGAGGACCAGGGATGAGGCCCTTGtacggctgctgcttgaccaAGGCGCACAGATTGAGGCGGCCAGTAAGGAAGGCCGGA
The sequence above is drawn from the Trichoderma breve strain T069 chromosome 5, whole genome shotgun sequence genome and encodes:
- a CDS encoding fungal specific transcription factor domain-containing protein, with translation MPEAKTEVRCPTPLHNVCQGKCGLPRFTSITMDSRDRSPKERLRSDGIHNQDPNEREAPADLDNVTHRPIQVGAAQAKSAQWNSSSTIGLVEEAFHHHHASSPQDSATSAFSASQWMHPRTLNTDTKRRIGYQDPVQRVLSRHARSNTKPMAERSIPSSAERELLSLLPSHDAALLLVNNYFDRIHWFMLLFHQRDFGDSFERIYSPNREQCPPKGASSQIGYIAVLLAVCATSLQYTTASQRHTLASEGVEADALKDRILTTLRLRLLDVLSLGSLEAVHMCVLLGSYYLYHGQPELAWPLCGCGLRIAQALNLHRKVPLDCSNQEGHNQPKISARQRCWWAVYEIETFCSMMHGFPLSISDSDCDIEELDPHDDCSASATQNQSPDQPTLLFFKCAMSRLSKIVKCALTELYGTHRDLDKQNRPIVGDVSRLQSLIEKVAGLEMRILQWQESLPTKLRLEHDACFTEQLFQLQALVLKLAFENARILIHRPLLSYKLVAVKGAHKDDSGTRLDPFQRSIRACREAALQVSRVGSAPIFRHISDTYATTFASVHLFTAGVTLCIMTSLDPLSRESHESKLGIHGLIEMQTILQPQSIAAAQGLEILRNLMSLVMAKEINSIFEVRPPAMVDKQQISGDPPTSTTSSSEVQLQRHTVLPEGDHEPTRVASDSLMGNVEFSFCENPSMTEALLDFEQVISYPPSDVADEDPPSLTEDYLSRNYFVGQDQAWIWGWHGNI
- a CDS encoding deoC/LacD family aldolase domain-containing protein — encoded protein: MAEQHPYSVTVTLNQIAKMIDHSLLHPTMTDDQIREGLAIAKRYNVATACVKPYLIPMAKKELEGSTVLVCPVIGFPHGNSTTEVKVFEAEAAAVAGGEEIDMVINIGKALGGDWEYVSDEIRRVNDAVTKHGAILKVIFENDFLREEHIIKLCQLCSDIGVVFVKTSTGYGFVKQANGTYTYDGATVPHLKLMRQHSSSKVQIKAAGGVRTLDDLLHVMSLGVTRIGATVTVAIMEEAARRGITNIPSTVTFKPIDGTVSGGY
- a CDS encoding ankyrin repeats (3 copies) domain-containing protein — encoded protein: MEASESRKRARNDDGAVSIRSKRHQSDNNDWQSLSYCDYTIGWVCALPIEMAAAEAMLDSIHVLLPRKEGDPNTYTFGRIGEHNVVIACLPSSQYGTNNAATVASNMSRSFSSITIRLMVGIGGGVPDGGIDIRLGDVVVGNEVMQYDLGKILPDGQFQRTGRTITPPHTILTAVSKLQADYESAPSRIPSILLDMLDRNEQMTSYARPSLPDRLFRHTYKHTQKLDSCERCSLSEVLERPHRETANPKIHYGKIASGNQVVKDGETRAKMADELGIICFEMEAAGLHDFPCLAIRGICDYSDSHKNKAWQKYSAAVAAAYAKELLSVIPTQQRMDTETTNPTTNLALLHNRMEAVLGSLTFEQIDSRHATIKTQHSKTCQWLLDHPKYVEWLEPIHFTSHHGFLWINGKPGAGKSTLMKFAYTHAKNKWGAIADATVISFFFNARGVQLEKSTEGMYRSLLFQVIQKFPDVLHDSDQIFQARHNQATWDIETLQALFTHAATRLGQRQITCFIDALDECDISEVENMVEYFEHLGDQAAESQTKIYICFSSRHYPHIDIRNGLKITLEDQPGHGEDLEKYVRSKLRAGNSKASQEVSAEILKRASGVFLWVVLVVDILNREFRDGRMWAVKRRLKELPDGLSNLFKDILCRDNHNMDDLLLCIQWILFAARPLTCEEYYFALVSGLDPSPENLVGYDRESTTPAAMELYLLSSSKGLAELVKSKARTVQFIHESVRDFLIKDNGILQLWPNHAASFESYSHDRLKQCCDNYCNIDISERVPQEEFPFLDYATRHVLHHANAAEDDIPQITFLKNFALKRWLHLYNLIQQYEAHRYTAKASLVYILAEHNLPSLVRSAIDNGFDAHLKGERYGYPILAALKNGHEEVYKTLLPHCNASDKIINQDDYHKGFSIPRNTTVLHYAAEHGNLLLLTHLLKFMKPTSDAPDMRRGHTALSYAASKGSETCLRALLSYGFNLEAADRNSRTPLFHAAWGPHEAAMRLLLDRGAQIEATDKDGRTPLSYVVGWSGAKAAIQLLLDRGAQIEAASNNGRTPLSYAVGDVRGNEAIVRLLLDRGAQIEAASNNGRTPLSYAAGMSGNEAIVRLLLDRGAQIEAADEDSRTPLSYAAGDGNKAIVRLLLDRGAQIEAADKDGRTPLLIAARTRDEALVRLLLDQGAQIEAASKEGRTPLSYAAEAGIEAVVRLLLDRGAQIEAADKDGWAPLSYAGLYKKETVIRLLQLRGAKSSPLISS